A genomic window from Synechococcus sp. WH 8016 includes:
- a CDS encoding Spx/MgsR family RNA polymerase-binding regulatory protein yields MAPTIKVYSYSRCSTCRKALAWLDANNLAYEVVDITTAPPSKEELALAFDRLGRRQRLFNTSGQSYRALGAEVVKAMSDDAALAALAADGRLIKRPFVALPSGDFLVGFKLEDWNQALLG; encoded by the coding sequence TTGGCTCCAACCATCAAGGTTTACAGCTACTCCCGCTGCTCCACCTGCCGTAAGGCCCTGGCTTGGCTTGATGCCAACAACCTGGCCTACGAGGTCGTTGACATCACAACAGCTCCTCCCTCAAAAGAGGAGCTCGCGCTTGCCTTTGATCGGTTGGGACGTCGTCAACGTCTCTTCAACACCAGTGGTCAGAGCTATCGGGCTCTTGGGGCAGAGGTCGTTAAAGCGATGAGTGACGATGCTGCACTGGCGGCTTTGGCGGCGGATGGGCGTTTGATTAAACGCCCTTTTGTGGCATTGCCGAGCGGAGATTTTTTGGTGGGATTCAAGCTCGAGGATTGGAATCAGGCCCTTTTGGGTTGA